From a single Arachis hypogaea cultivar Tifrunner chromosome 3, arahy.Tifrunner.gnm2.J5K5, whole genome shotgun sequence genomic region:
- the LOC112788982 gene encoding uncharacterized protein, producing the protein MLVRYVVAFLLGLLWSVLVVDASLGDADPHYRSCVTQCQENGCVGQKCFPNCKFSSDGVLIDRPWYIQWKKWDCQSDCRYYCMLEREKEKELHSLGPVKYHGKWPFKRIYGMQEPGSVAFSALNLAMHFHGWISFFILLYYKLPLKYGKKPYYEYSGLWHIYALLSLNSWFWSAVFHSRDVDLTEKLDYSSAVVLLGYSLILAILRGFNVKDEATRVMVSAPLIAFVVTHVMYINFYTLDYGWNMMVCVIMGVIQLVIWAVWAGVSCHPSRWKVWLVVFSGGLAMLLEIYDFPPYQGLLDAHALWHATTIPLTYIWWSFVRDDAEFRTSNLVKKAK; encoded by the exons ATGTTAGTTCGTTATGTGGTTGCTTTCCTTCTGGGGCTTCTGTGGTCTGTCTTGGTAGTAGATGCAAGTCTTGGTGATGCTGATCCACATTATAG GAGTTGTGTAACCCAATGTCAAGAAAATGGATGTGTGGGTCAAAAATGCTTTCCAAATTGTAAATTTTCTTCGGATGGAGTTCTTATTGATCGTCCTTGGTACATACAATGGAAAAAATGGGACTGTCAAAGTGACTGTCGGTACTACTGCATgcttgagagagagaaagaaaaagaattacatAGCCTCGGCCCCGTCAAATATCATGGCAAATGGCCTTTCAAGCGTATTTATGGGATGCAG GAGCCTGGGTCTGTGGCTTTCTCTGCTCTCAATCTTGCAATGCATTTTCATGGTTGGatctccttcttcattcttctgtACTATAAATTGCCTCTAAAATATGGAAAGAAGCCATATTATGAATATTCTGGTTTGTGGCATATCTATGCACTCTTATCACTAAACTCTTGGTTCTGGAGTGCTGTTTTCCACAGTCG AGATGTTGATCTGACAGAGAAACTGGACTACTCATCTGCAGTGGTTCTCCTTGGATACTCTCTCATTTTAGCCATATTACGTGGCTTCAATGTTAAGGATGAAGCTACCAGAGTTATGGTTTCTGCTCCGTTGATAGCTTTTGTAGTCACTCATGTAATGTACATCAACTTCTATACACTAGATTATG GCTGGAATATGATGGTTTGCGTAATAATGGGTGTAATACAGCTTGTCATTTGGGCAGTTTGGGCAGGTGTTAGTTGCCATCCTTCACGGTGGAAGGTGTGGCTGGTTGTTTTCTCGGGTGGTCTTGCGATGCTCCTAGAAATATACGATTTCCCTCCGTATCAAGGACTTCTGGATGCTCATGCTCTTTGGCATGCAACAACAATTCCTCTGACCTACATTTGGTGGAGCTTCGTAAGGGACGATGCTGAATTTCGAACCTCTAACCTTGTTAAGAAGGCCAAGTAG
- the LOC112788985 gene encoding probable pinoresinol-lariciresinol reductase 3, giving the protein MGKSKILIIGASGNLGFHLAEASLKFDHPTFALVRDSAFSDPIKAQKLHSLSHAGATLLKGSLQDEASIVEAVKLVDVVISAVSAKQTLDQKLLIRVIKQSGSIKRFIPAEFGADPTKVQIYDLEDGRNFYAPKLEIRQMVEAEGIPYTCICCNFFMKILLPSLVQPGLNAPPRDKVTIFGDGNTKGIFVKENDVAAFTISTVDDPRTLNKVLYLRPPGNVCSLNELVEMWETKIGKKLEKSHVSEEELVKKIKGTSYPANFEQLFIYSAFIKKDHTYFDIESSNGVNGTELYPQLKYTTVSEFLDTLV; this is encoded by the exons atgggAAAGAGCAAAATTTTGATAATTGGAGCAAGTGGGAACCTGGGTTTTCACTTAGCAGAAGCAAGCCTCAAGTTTGATCATCCAACATTTGCACTTGTTAGGGATTCTGCTTTCTCTGACCCAATCAAAGCACAGAAGCTTCACTCTCTCTCTCATGCTGGTGCCACCCTTCTCAAA GGTTCCCTCCAAGATGAAGCCAGCATTGTTGAAGCTGTCAAGTTAGTGGATGTTGTTATTTCTGCTGTTTCAGCTAAGCAAACTCTTGATCAGAAGCTTCTTATCCGAGTTATCAAACAATCTGGCTCCATTAAG AGATTTATCCCAGCTGAATTTGGAGCAGACCCTACCAAGGTTCAAATATATGACTTGGAGGATGGCCGCAATTTCTACGCACCCAAACTCGAAATTCGCCAGATGGTTGAGGCCGAAGGCATTCCATATACCTGCATTTGCTGCAATTTCTTCATGAAGATTTTGCTCCCTTCTCTTGTTCAGCCAGGCTTAAATGCTCCTCCTAGGGACAAGGTTACCATATTTGGTGATGGGAACACAAAAG GCATATTTGTTAAGGAAAATGATGTTGCTGCCTTCACTATTAGCACAGTTGATGACCCCCGCACCTTGAACAAAGTGTTGTACTTGAGACCGCCAGGAAAtgtttgttctctgaatgaactAGTCGAGATGTGGGAAACTAAAATCGGGAAGAAGCTTGAGAAATCACATGTCTCAGAAGAAGAGCTGGTCAAGAAAATCAAAG GTACTTCTTATCCTGCCAACTTTGAACAGCTTTTCATATATTCTGCTTTCATAAAGAAAGATCACACCTACTTTGACATTGAGTCTTCCAATGGAGTGAATGGCACAGAACTGTATCCACAACTGAAATATACTACAGTCAGTGAATTCTTAGACACACTAGTTTAG
- the LOC112788981 gene encoding transcription factor bHLH49, translating to MLHCVNMTVLERQQARSKKCIQQDLQENGSSLFDVFSDDYSSLIHMPPAPSSSSAISSFVSPKKRKSESHKVVVAQQSHNKKDKRVKVSAEEDSSKMSEQITNKDEVASAENSIKGSTSEPHNNKPDYIHVRARRGQATDSHSLAERVRREKISERMKYLQDLVPGCNKITGKAGMLDEIINYVQSLQRQVEFLSMKLAAVNPRLELNVDDLFAKEVFPACAPNFESIGMGSSEMTNNPAAYLDFNSVQQLVSCSNGLINNIGMNMTPSPDMGLRKTIAAPLSVSLPETFLDSSSCFNQVLPPSIWEGEFQIQNLYNVAFDQPRTSSFPPSHPFTGLVEASNLKMEMDM from the exons atgttgcATTGTGTAAACATGACAGTGTTGGAGAGGCAGCAAGCAAGAAGCAAGAAATGCATTCAACAAGATCTTCAAGAAAATGGATCCTCGTTATTTGACGTCTTCTCTGATGATTATTCCTCCCTAATTCACATGCCTCctgctccttcttcttcttccgccATTTCCTCATTCGTCTCTCccaagaagagaaaatctgaaagCCACAAG GTGGTTGTTGCTCAACAAAGTCATAACAAGAAGGACAAAAGAGTCAAAGTGAGTGCGGAAGAAGACTCATCCAAAATGAGTGAGCAAATTACCAACAAGGACGAAGTAGCTTCTGCTGAGAATTCCATTAAAGGATCTACTTCGGAGCCTCACAATAACAAACCTGACTACATTCATGTCCGAGCTCGCCGCGGCCAAGCCACTGATAGTCACAGCCTTGCTGAAAGA GTTAGAAGGGAAAAGATTAGCGAGAGAATGAAGTATTTGCAAGATTTGGTTCCGGGATGCAACAAGATTACAGGAAAAGCTGGAATGCTTGATGAAATCATAAACTATGTTCAGTCTCTTCAACGACaagttgag TTCTTGTCTATGAAATTAGCTGCTGTAAACCCAAGACTTGAACTCAACGTTGATGATCTCTTTGCCAAAGAG GTATTTCCTGCTTGTGCTCCAAATTTTGAAAGCATTGGAATGGGATCATCAGAGATGACTAATAACCCTGCTGCATATCTTGACTTCAATTCAGTTCAACAACTTGTATCATGTTCCAATGGATTAATCAACAACATTGGCATGAATATGACCCCTTCACCAGACATGGGTCTTAGGAAAACCATTGCTGCACCCCTCTCTGTGTCTTTACCAGAAACATTTCTTGACTCATCATCTTGTTTCAAT CAAGTTTTACCTCCTTCAATTTGGGAAGGCGAATTCCAAATCCAAAACCTTTACAATGTGGCTTTTGATCAACCTAGAACATCATCTTTTCCACCTTCTCACCCATTTACAG GTTTAGTGGAAGCTAGTAATCTAAAGATGGAGATGGATatgtag
- the LOC112788989 gene encoding protein RADIALIS-like 4 isoform X2, with protein sequence MASTTLSKQKKPSSESSSRWTAKENKLFEKALAEYDKDTADRWQNVAKAVGGKSVDEVKRHYEILLEDLRHIESGHVPIPNYKSTPSTTTNLDEEQRLLKYLKLS encoded by the exons ATGGCTTCAACCACTCTTAGCAAACAAAAGAAGCCTTCTTCTGAGTCCTCATCAAGATGGACAGCAAAAGAAAATAAGCTCTTTGAGAAGGCACTTGCAGAATATGATAAAGATACTGCAGATAGGTGGCAGAATGTGGCAAAAGCAGTTGGTGGAAAATCTGTTGATGAAGTTAAGAGACATTATGAAATTCTCTTAGAAGATCTCAGACACATTGAGTCCGGCCATGTTCCAATTCCTAACTACAAGTCCACACCTTCAACCACCACCAATCTTGATGAAGAACAGAG GCTTTTGAAGTATCTTAAACTGAGTTGA
- the LOC112788989 gene encoding protein RADIALIS-like 4 isoform X1: MASTTLSKQKKPSSESSSRWTAKENKLFEKALAEYDKDTADRWQNVAKAVGGKSVDEVKRHYEILLEDLRHIESGHVPIPNYKSTPSTTTNLDEEQSFCRLLKYLKLS; this comes from the exons ATGGCTTCAACCACTCTTAGCAAACAAAAGAAGCCTTCTTCTGAGTCCTCATCAAGATGGACAGCAAAAGAAAATAAGCTCTTTGAGAAGGCACTTGCAGAATATGATAAAGATACTGCAGATAGGTGGCAGAATGTGGCAAAAGCAGTTGGTGGAAAATCTGTTGATGAAGTTAAGAGACATTATGAAATTCTCTTAGAAGATCTCAGACACATTGAGTCCGGCCATGTTCCAATTCCTAACTACAAGTCCACACCTTCAACCACCACCAATCTTGATGAAGAACAGAG ttTTTGCAGGCTTTTGAAGTATCTTAAACTGAGTTGA